Proteins encoded in a region of the Campylobacter geochelonis genome:
- a CDS encoding DUF4878 domain-containing protein, which translates to MKKFIFSLVFIASVFYGCANKNLDNPADVVKEFILLCEKGDINKAQQLLEKNNNVDYFRKFKDLNGGKDLFYIDYDYKGNDDTVELKFENLKDLSSASVAVVKLTSNYKKQQHSFEKNIVLHKINGEWKIYDFLFMPVKVK; encoded by the coding sequence ATGAAAAAATTTATTTTTTCTTTAGTTTTCATCGCATCTGTTTTTTATGGCTGTGCAAACAAAAATTTAGATAATCCAGCTGATGTTGTTAAAGAGTTTATCTTATTATGCGAAAAAGGCGATATTAATAAAGCCCAACAGCTTTTAGAGAAAAATAATAATGTTGATTATTTTAGAAAATTTAAAGATTTAAATGGCGGGAAAGACCTTTTTTACATAGATTATGATTACAAAGGAAACGACGATACAGTTGAGCTTAAATTTGAGAATTTAAAAGATTTAAGTAGCGCTTCTGTAGCAGTTGTTAAACTTACATCAAACTATAAAAAACAGCAGCATTCTTTCGAAAAAAACATAGTTTTACACAAGATAAATGGCGAGTGGAAAATATATGATTTTTTATTTATGCCTGTTAAGGTTAAGTAG